The genomic interval CGAAATATTCATGTCATAGCTAAAACCGAAAGAATAGTTTTTCACTTGTACACCTGTTGAAAAAATAAAGGAATCCTTTACCCTATACCATCCACCCAGCATAAAATTGTATGGAACATTTATAGCCTTTCCACTATGAGTGGTATAGGTAACATAATACCCTATATTAACCTGAGTAGCGTTGTTTTGCCGCATGGCTAAAAAATTGGGAGAAATATAAAAGCTTTGAGATAGTTTCCACTCAGCTCCTCCATGCAGCTTATATAACACAGGCAACCGGTTTGATTCGCTTTTCAGCATCGATTCATTGGGCCTGTTTAAATTAGATGCCGCAAAACCTAAAAAACTACTGAAACTATTGCCTGAATCAGTATAGGAAAAGTTTTTACGCGGATTGTAATACCACATTATTCCATAACTGATTACCGGCATTGTAAGCTGGTCTGAAAACTGGCTGGCACTGGAAACCAAACCAGGATTAAATCCCATGACAGGATCATATTGCGAACCCCATTGCAGATGATTGTAACTGATCCGTTTTTGAATAAATCCGGCCTGCCCTCCGAAAGAAACGATCTGGTTATACTTTTTCCCGAACACCAGATCATGGGCAAAAGACAGGTATACCCCATTTGTTTTAAACTGTTTACTTTCTCCGGCCACATCTGTATATGCAGAGATTCCTATTCCATTGCGATGTATATCTACAGGGCTGTTTTTGCCTACCGGCATACTAAAAGAAAATTGCCCTGTAGTAAAAGGAGTGCCCATGCTGGTCCATTGAGAACGGTAGTTAATTCCAAAACAGATATCTTTCTCAGCACCAAGTAAGGCAGGATTTAAATAGGTAGAAGAGGCATAATATTGTGAAAAATGAGCATCCTGGGCGCTTGACAGATACGGAATAAACAAAAGTACATACCATAACTGCTTTGGTTGTATGTATCCCATTGAGCACAAATAGCAAGAAATGCAGTTCAACCAATGGGTAAAATTTTGCATACGCCTATTTAATTAGTGAAATAGTCCCTACTTTTTTAAATGATTTTCCGGTATTAAATTTCCCCTGCAACGTGTAGGTATATACCCCGCTACTTTCTGTGGCGCCCGTATTCATATTCGTACCATTCCATCCTTTAGAGGATAGCTCTTCCAGTGAAGTACTTTCATAAACCTGGTTGCCCCACCGGTTATAAATCCTGAACAGCAGATTTTCCTGGGAAATATTTTTTCCATAAATTTTTACCACCCGGTCTTCTTCCAGGGCGGCAAGGGGAGAAAAAGCATTTGGGATGAATAGCAGATTTGAGGTAACTTCATTACGAGCCACCCCTATTGAGAAAAAATTCCCACTAATAGGAAGTTTGCTGGTAATAGTTCCCTCTACAAGACTGCCCGTTGTTTTACTCATTCCTAAACTACGAAAAACGCCTCCCGGCCCATTTGCCTCTGCCACTACAAGTGAATCTATATTGGCAAAGTTTTCAGTCTGATCGAAGCTTAGGGTAATAAATGCTTTATTCAATATACCCGAAAGCATAGTTTGTTGCCAATACCTTATTTGGGAAACTTCCTGTAAGTCGCCTCCAGGTTGAGCCTGTAAATTCGGTTCAAAAAGTTCGAAGCCAGCAACCGGAGAAACACCTTCTATTTGATCTAACAATACTGGTTTATAGCGTCCATTTTTCCCTATAGGAAAAAACTTATTGCCAGTCCCTTCCTGAAAGAGTCTTCCATTAATGTATGACTGATTGGAACCGCCATTAATCACAGCCTTTTCTTTTATCAGGAAGACAGATTGCTGATCTGGTGTTACTAATCCATTGGTGAGTTGTAATTCCTGTGTAACAGTAACATGACTCTCCAGGATTTTTTCACCCATGCCCGCTATCTGGAGCTTATAAAAATTTTGATTATTGTGTCTTACAGCCTGTTGAGTATTTCCATTCAGAATAAATGTACCTGTACCAGGATTATAATCACTGCGGTTATCCCAGTCACCAGAAACCGAAAGTGCACCGTTATTGGTAAAAGTACCTTCATTCACAGCGCTTCCATCCACACTCACAATGGTATTAGCAGTTATATGAATCAACTGTCCTTTGTTGGTAAGCATTTGTGCCTGCAAAGGCAGTACAAAAGCCGATTCTAAAATACACAGTATAAATATATATATTCGTAATTTCATACTTGCTCTTATTCTGCGTTGCTAAAGGTTTTAAATCAATTACTTGAATAACTTAATTGCAACCATTTATTACCATCCCATATAAGTGTAAGTGTTTCTTCATGTTTCAAATCCTTATCGCCGGCTAAATTTAAGTTTCCACTATCATTGAATTTAAGCTTTTTGTCATTGGTCTGATACGCAGCAATAATCAAGATCTGCCCCGGCTTAATGCCGTTAGCGAGTGAAACATTCTGATCATTGGTATTAGTACCTGTGATTTTTATAAAAGTATTATTCCCGACTATTACATTAAAACTAGAAAGGCCAGAAGTAATTATACCAGGAGTTACAGATAATGCACCGTCTACTTCCAGCTTGGTTCCTGGTGTATTGGTTCCAATACCTACATTGGTACCATTATCATAAACTTGAGAAGTAGATGATAACGTAGTTGAAGAAGTCCACTTAGGAATATAATTAGTAGTACCACCATTTAGAGTGCCGGTAATATAAGTTTGAGGTGCCCATTGAGTGCCATCCCAGGTTAAAATTTGGTTAGTTGCCGGTGCCGTATTGGCCACAGGCCTGCCTTGTAACCTGGATACAGTAGTTGAATTTAAATTTCCTGTTACATCTCCTGATGCTGAAATAGTTGTATTGGTAATATTCGTTACTCTACCTTTCGAATCAGTTGTTAGTACAGGCACTTGTGTGGAACTTCCATAGGTACCGGATGTACCTACATTCGTTAATTGCAGTTGGTCGGCAACTATTTCAATGCCTCCTGAAGCGGCTACATTTACTTCCAGACTCTCATCTGTTCCATTTTTACCTAAACCATTACCGGCCACATCTGCATTGATCTTTGCAGCAGACACATTTCCATTCTGAATTTTAACAGCAGTTACAGAGCCATCTGCTAAATCATTGGTGCTGATTGTACCATCCATTATCTGATTGGTAGTAACCGCATTTAATGCAAGCTGTGTAGTGCCTACTCCCCCAGGAGCAATGGAGAGAGTGGCATCATTGCTTAACGCTCCTCCAGTTAAGCCAGTACCGGCATTAACAGATGTAATGTCTCCTCCTAACGTAGGAAAAACGCCCCAGTAAGGGTTGCCTAAAATATCTGTAGTTAATACCTTATTTCCATCAAACAGGCCTGCTGTACCGATTTTACTAACTGTCACCGCATTATTTGCAATCACATTTGTAGTAACAGCGTTTGATTTTAGCTGTAGATTTGAGAATGTGCCCGACAGGTCGCCTCCTGCTGTTGAGGATGTAGTTATATCATCAGCGGCATTGGTATCACCTGAGTTTGAAATAACCCCTCCACTGATGTTGATACCTGTACCGGCTGAATTAATATTGTTTGTACCATTACACACATAGGTAGTAGAACTAACTTCGGTTGACTCTAAGATATTATTCGCATTTATATCTAAACCTGACTCTATCTTCTGTCCGCCATTCACACAATTTACGCCTGAAAGCTCGGCTGTAGTTTTGCTTAAACTACTAATTCCATTGGTGCCACCTACACCAGCTATACCTTGCAAGCCCTGAGGTCCTTGTGTACCAATATCCCCTTTGTCTCCTTTTGGCCCTTGTGCCCCAACATCACCCTGATCTCCTTTTACTCCTTGTATGCCCTGAGGCCCCTGTAGTCCGGTGTCGCCATTGTCCCCTTTAATACCTTGTGGGCCTTGGACACCTATATCGCCTTTATCTCCTTTCAACCCTGTAGCACCAACCAGGCCTTGCAAACCGTTACATATATAAGAAGTAGAAATAATTTCAGCAGCATCCAGAATGTTGTTCCGGTTGAGATCCTGGCCGGATTCAATCTTCTGTCCGCCACTGACACAATTTACGCCTGCTGCTTCTAAAGTAGTTTTACTTAAACTATTGTAGCCATTTATACCATTTGTGCCGGCAAGTCCCGGCAAGCCTTGAGGTCCTTGTGGGCCTACATCACCTGTATCCCCCTTATCTCCTTTGTCTCCTTTTGTGCCCTGAGATCCTTGTGGACCAGTAGCACCAATCGGGCCTACTTCTCCTTGAATCCCTTGTGGACCTATATTACCGAGATCTCCTTTTGGTCCCTGCAACCCTATAGCTCCAACAGGACCCTGCGGACCTTGTAGCCCTGTATCACCTGTATCCCCCTTTTGTCCTTGAGGCCCAGTTTCTCCTTGTATTCCTTGCAGGCCAGTATCTCCTTTGTCCCCCTTATCGCCTTTCGATCCTGTTGATCCTATAAAACCTTGAATACCTTGATCTCCTTTATCTCCTTTCAACCCTGTAGCACCAACCAGACCTTGTGCACCATTGCAGACATAAGAGGTAGAAGTGATTTCAACAACATCCAGAATGTTGTTCCGGTTGAGATCCTGGCCAGATTCAATCTTCTGTCCGCCACTAACACAATTTACACCCAATGGCTCAGCGGTAGTTTTTGTTAGGCTGTTATAACCATTTGATCCATTGATACCATTCGTTCCTGTGGGTCCTTGTATTCCATTACAAACAAAAGAAGTAGAAGAAATTTCACCTGCATCCAATATGTTGTTACTATTGATATCTAAGCCTGATTCTACTTTTTGTCCACCATTCACGCAGTTTATACCAATAGATTCATTAGTAATCTTTGTTAAGCTATTAAAGCCATTCGTACCATTTATTCCGGTAAGTCCTTGCGGCCCTGTATCTCCTTGATCGCCTTTGTCTCCTTTGGGGCCTATTCCTCCTTGAGGCCCCTGTAACCCCTGAATCCCTTGGTCCCCTATATCGCCCTTGTCCCCTTTAGCACCCGTAGCTCCTATTAGACCTTGAGGCCCTATATCGCCCTGATCTCCTTTATCCCCCTTTTGTCCTTGGCTACCAGTAAGACCTTGTGCTCCGGTATCACCCTTGTCGCCTTTTTCTCCCTGTATACCTTGAGGTCCCTGTACACCGGTATCTCCTGTATCGCCTTTAATACCTTGAACACCTTGAGAACCAGTATCCCCTTTCATGCCTTGTGCACCAGTATCTCCTTTGGGGCCTATTAAAGCCAGGCCGCTTCCCCAATTACCGCTTGTTTTAGGACCAAATAATGTGTTGGTAGTTATATTGATGTAAAAATCTCCATTAATTCCAATAGTGGATAGTGGATTGATAGCTCCATTCAGGATACTTTTTCCATCTAAGCCATTTACCCCAGCTATTCCTTGCGGGCCAGTATCTCCTTTGTCCCCATTCTCGCCTTTTATTCCTTGTGCACCATTGCAGACATAAGAAGTAGAAGTGATTTCAGCAGCATCCAGAATGTTGTTCCGGTTGAGATCCTGGCCGGATTCAATCTTCTGTCCACCACTGACACAATTTACACCTGCTGCTTCTATGGTAGTTTTACTTAAACTATTGTAGCCATTTATACCATTTGTGCCGGCAAATCCCGGCAAGCCTTGTTGCCCTTGAGGTCCTTGTATACCTGTATCACCTGTGTCTCCTTTGTCCCCAGTAGCACCTTTCAAACCTTGTGGACCAATATCGCCTTTATCCCCTTTTACTCCTTGAGGCCCGGTAGCGCCTGTAGCACCAACAGGTCCTGGTAAACCTATCTCCCCCTTATCCCCTTTATCGCCCTTTTCTCCTTGCATGCCTTGTACACCACTATCACCTATATCTCCCTTGTCGCCCTTCCCTCCTTGGGCACCCTGTAAACCTTGAATTCCCTGCGGCCCTTGCGCTCCAGTATCTCCTTTGTCGCCCTTCTGGCCTTTATCACCTTGAGGCCCGGTAGCACCTGTATCTCCTTTCTGTCCTTGTAAGCCAGTAAGACCTTGTGTTCCCGGATCACCCTTCTCGCCTTTCAATCCCTGTGGCCCTGCGTCCCCTTTTGATCCTCGTGGCCCTACATCACCCTTCTCTCCCTTTAAGCCCTGAGTGCCCTGTGGTCCTATGTCTCCTTTAATATTAAGTTTCTTACTATACACACCATCAACTTTCTCATATACATCACCGGAATTAATATCAATATAGAAATCACCCTCATTACCCAAACTATTGATTGGTATTCCATTGCCTGAATGCCATATTGACCCATTAGTAGAAGTTACTGTACTACTTAAGCCTTCCACCCATTGTGTATCTTTCCAATAATAGAATTTCTTACTATTAGAATCAAAAACGATTAATCCGTTATCGGCTGAAGTTAAAGAGGAAGTAAATTGAATGTCTGTCCGCTGTGCAGTAGTAAGACGAGGAAGAAGTACACCTTGATTATTAGAAGGTGAAACTATATCTATTACTGCATGTTTATTTGGAGTATTTGTCCCAACTCCTACCGTATTTTGAGCATCTACATAATAAGACAACAGAAATAAACATATAATACTTATACTGGTTTTTATTACATTTATCTTAGGCAAGTAAAATTTACTCATATTCCTGGCAGAGATTTGCTCCCACTTGATTAGTTAGTATATAATTATTTTACAAATTCTACCTGGCACAGATAATATGATTGTTCATTAAATAAATCAAAACCACATATAGCTTATTCTTGTATTATTTTGTGGACAATTATACTCATGGCCGAACTTTTGAATATTTTAATAGATATTAATTTGAATATGTATCATTATTCTTAGTTGAGCAGATTTACATTATCTGAGAGCTATATTGTTTAACATTAACATAAACTTATCAGTATCAATCCTATCATATATTTACTGCTGTTATATACAATAAATTTAATACCAGATCGCAGGTAGATTTTTTATAATCGAATGGAATATAAGCTGAAATTTTATTCTAAGCTTAGAGAGCTTTAGGAGAGATAATATTCTGAAACTATCCTGTTGTATGTTATTATACTTTTTTAATCGTATCACCCTTTCTAGATATAAAAATCCTTTATAATTGACATCTCTACCATAGCCTTACATTATAAGAAGGTACAGTATCCTTGCATGTATACAGAATTATGAACGTACTTGACTGGACATTAAGTTGAGCGCAGAAAGTTTAACTTAGCTCATAGTGAAAAGCAAAGACAGCAATTTGATAAGGAGTTTAATATAATGACTATTTAATTGTGTCTATATGATAAATCCACCATGGAAGTAGCAGAAGAATTAGGCATTAGTAAAGTCTTGGTACAATGGCCTGGAATTTTTTTCAGGAAAATAAAAACTGAGTTAATTCATCAGATGGAAACGAATCTGAAGAAGCCACCAAACGGAGGTGATTGAATTTATTGATATATAGTACAACTGGCAGAGAATCTACACATCTTTTGGATACTTGATATCTATTGAATCTGATGCAAAATCAACTATAAACAGCAGTTTAACTTTTTGTCCATTTTTTATTGCTGGTTTACTACTTTTTCCGCAAAACTTTAATAGCTTGGTTCTCTAAACTTAAGTCGGCATACATTTGCTTTAACCGGCGATTTTCTTCTTCTAATGTATTAAATCTTTGTAGCTCTGAAATCTGTATACGCCAATAGCTTTCCAATTATAAAAATTCGCCTCACTCATGGCATACTCTCGTGCTATTTATGCTATCGTCTGTCCTGGTTCTTGTTGTTTGAGAATAGCTACAATTCGTGATTCAGTGAATCTTCCTTTTTTCATTTTCCCATTAGTTCTATTAGTGGAAGTATACTTAAATTCCTCTACTTTTCACTGGATCACTTTTAGGGGAAGTCTACAAATGGTCTAAAATAACCGATTTAGTTTGTAGTACACTGCATTGGGCTATAGCAGAGTTTACGTTTAGCCGCTTATTAAACTCATAGAGTTAGAAAGTTATAAGTGAAAATATTTGCTGCATTTATTACATGCTTTATTATCGTAGAATCTTAACAATTAATGAGGGTTTCATAAGCTATTCTATAATAGTTGTATTTTAGAAAAAATATTGAACCTTAGCTTAAAACTATAACTACTAATGGTTTTATTCAATTTTTACAGTTTTTATATAAATTTTTAGTATAACAATATTTGATCTCTTGAAAGCAAGTCATTTATTTATTATTCCATTATTTATCCTGGTAGAGTTTCCTGTTTGGGGACAGGTAGTTTTAGTAGATAAGGCATTTGAATATATAAAAAACAAGAATATTGAGAAAGCTCGTGAATCAATTGATATTGCTTCTCAGCACGAATCAACAATTACAGATCCAAGAACCTGGTATCTTAAAAGTTTTATTTATAAAGAGTTATATAAAGCAAACACTTCTGCATCAGATGATTTTAGAGAAATAGCTTTGGAATCTGCCCGAAAAAGCCTCCAATTGGATAAAAAAAATACCTTCAATGCCGATAATGAAGCAATAGTTAATTTTCTAAGATCATCATACTATAACGATGCTACTGATCATTTCAATAATAAGGAATTCAATGAAGCGCTCAGTAAATTTGAAAAATGTATAAAATACACATTTAGTAATAAAATTGATGAAATCTACAAACAGGCAACTTTCTATGCCGGCTATTCCTCTTCGCAATTAAAGAATTTACAGAAAACCAAGATGTACTTTGAAAAGGCGCTTTCATTACAATATAATGATCCATCACTTTATGAAGAACTTGCGTTGCTTTACATGAAAGAAGGAAATGATACGCTTTCTTTGAGTATTTTAGAATCTGGCCGTAAGCTCTTTCCAGATAATCTTCAATTAAGCATTACAGGAATAAATTTATATTTAGATGCCAACAAGCTGAATCAAGCAGAAAAACTCGTAAATGAGTATCTTCAATTAGATTCTTCTAATATCGAAGTGTTGCTGGTTGCAGGTACATTATATGGAAAAATATCTCAAATTGACTCTACTAACAGTAAAAACTATTTTCTAAAAAGAAAGGCTGTTTACGAAAGAATTTTACGTATATCTCCAGATAATTTTACAGCTAACTATAACATGGGGATTACTCTTTATAATAGAGGAGTAGATTTAATTAACCCACAGGTTTATGATCTGGATATACTTGCCTTTCATAAGTTATTAGAAAATGTCACTTTACTTTTTAAAGAAGCTCTACCTTATGTGGAGAAAGCCGCTAAGTTATCACCTGAAAATAAAAATGCGTTAGTTGCTTTGCAGGGGATATATTATAACATAAATGAGAAAGATAAATATGAGCAAATAAAAGTAAAAGTTGAATCTATGAAATAGCTGCACTTAATATAAATAATAACATTTAGACTATAGTTGCAGCTGAATAATATTTAATAAAAGTTGCAGCTTTTTCAGAGTAAATTTAAAACATCTATTATTAATTTATTCTCAAAATTTTGAGAAAAAGAATTTTATGAATAAAACCTTATTTTCAATAATTATCATGGTATTGTGTATATATGCGTATCCAACCAATGCGCAAGCGGATATTCATGAAGCTGAAAATAAAATTCATAGTATCTTCATATACAACTTCACAAAGTATGTACAGTGGCCCGAAGAATATAGCAATGGAGATTTTACTATTGGCATAATAGGAAATACAGATTTAGATAAAGAACTACAAAAGATAGCTGCTATAAAAACTGTAAATGGCCGTAGAATTAGTATCAAGAAATACACAGATGTTGGAAATATAGAAAAAAAGTGTAATATCTTATTTTTAACCTCTGAAAGCAGCAGTCTGTTAAGTGATGTTTTAAAAAAATTAACAGGCAGCGGTACGCTTCTTATTACGCATAAAGAGGGATTAGGTAAATTCGGCAGTTTAGTAAACTTTGTTTCAGAGAACGGCAGATACAGATTTGAAATAAATACTACTGCATTTGAAAAAAGCAAATTAAAATTTGAACAGCAATTGAAAGCTGTAGCAATAATCATATAGTAATATTATACACTTAACAGCTATGCACTTACAGTACATAGTTTGCTTCCAGGAAAATTCTATTCTAAAATCATATTGCCTGTATCACTCTATACAATCTAAACAAAGGCATTTCTGCCTTAATAGGCATTAGTTTAAACTATTTTGTTTTAAAGAGTGCAGCATAATCTTAATAAAGAAGCTGTTTAGATGTTTATGATTATAAATAAGAGAGATTTCCAAAGAAGGTAGAACTTTGAGTCACCACAACCAAAAGCTAACCTTACCATGGAAATCTTAAACAAAGATATGATTGAGCAATGGATTTTGCCTCATTTGACTTTAGGTAAGCGAAGTTTTTCCAGCAGAGCGCTCTTTATCAAATTGTTATTTTGATTCTCTACCGCTTAAAAACAGGCTGTCAATGGAGACAGTTGCCCGTTAAACAATTCTTTAAAGAAGAGCAACTTACTTGGCAAGGGATTTACTATTATTTTAACCGATGGACTAAACTAGGCGACTGGTAACAAGTATAGATCAACTTATTAGCTAACCATCATGCCTATCTAGACCTTTCCAGTGCACAATGAACCTCACACATTCTGTAAGATTGGCTATGAATGGAAGTGATACCATAGACAAGCATGGAGGAGAAGCCATTGGTTATCAGGGCCGTAAAGCTGCCAGGACAACTAACAGTCTTGTTTATGGCTGACAATCAGGCCCTAATGCTGGCTATGGCTACTCCGCAAGAAGGGCAGCCCCACGATTTATATCAAATCCAGATCCTCTTTGAGCAACTCTGCCAATTGCTGCTATCAGCAGGCATTGATATCAAAGGTATTTTTCTCAATGCCGATCCTGGATTTGATGATACTACCCTACGGGAGTTTTGTCAACAAAAACAAAATCAAGCCAACATTAAATCTAATCCATGTAAGGCTAGATAAGACTGGCCACACGATCAACATTTTGACCAACAACTTTATAAATGTAGAGTTGCCATCGAACAGGCTAATGCTTAGTGAATTGCACACGTTGTATAGCTTCGGAATTGATAGATTTAAAGTCCTACTGGTCAGATTTGATACACTCGTCTGTATTTGGGTGGCGCTCGATTTAATTGCCTTCTCTGTCCTTTTGCTGTGAAAAATTAAGAACAAAATAATATTTAAACAGCTTCCATATTTTACATGGTAAATAATAGAATGGAGGATCTTCTCTTTGTATAATGACGGTACTTTAAACTAAATCCGTTCTGGTACTTAGTAGTATTATCTTATGTAGTAATGCTTATTTGCACTAGTATCAGTATCAATCAGCAATTTCTTTTATTTATTATAGAAACTGCCGATTGATACTCATAGGGTATTTTATAATATTATTCTATTTTAACTATCCTAAAGATTCGTATGAATGTTCCATACCTTGCCTGCAAAATATAAACACCTGCTGGAATATCCGGATGAAGTGTAATGCTCAGATTGGTAGTATGATTATCATTTACATATACTACTTTCCCATAAGCATCTATTATTGTAATCAACAACTTTTCTGTCTCTTTACTGCCAACTTTCAGCGTAAGATCACCTGCAAAAGGATTAGAATAAATTACAGACCTTTGCTCTATATCATCATTATCTACTCTGGCTATTGAGCTTATTTGAGATAGGCTCCTATTAAACAGCACAGAGCAAGCGGCAGCCAAATAGTTAGCTGTGACTAGATCCAAATCTCCATCTCCATCCACATCTGCCGCGGCTATCCCCCGTGGACTGCTGCCCACCACTACCTGTGTGCTGCCACTGAACATCCCCTGCCCATTGTTCAACCGCACACTCACATTGCCTGCCCCATTGTTGGCTGTCACCACATCTAGATCCCCATCTCCATCCACATCTCCTGCCAACACCCCCCAGGTGCCTGCTCCTGCTGCTACCTCTGCTGTGGCTGCAAACACCCCCTGCCCATTGTTGAGCCGCAC from Rhodocytophaga rosea carries:
- a CDS encoding PorP/SprF family type IX secretion system membrane protein, translated to MGYIQPKQLWYVLLFIPYLSSAQDAHFSQYYASSTYLNPALLGAEKDICFGINYRSQWTSMGTPFTTGQFSFSMPVGKNSPVDIHRNGIGISAYTDVAGESKQFKTNGVYLSFAHDLVFGKKYNQIVSFGGQAGFIQKRISYNHLQWGSQYDPVMGFNPGLVSSASQFSDQLTMPVISYGIMWYYNPRKNFSYTDSGNSFSSFLGFAASNLNRPNESMLKSESNRLPVLYKLHGGAEWKLSQSFYISPNFLAMRQNNATQVNIGYYVTYTTHSGKAINVPYNFMLGGWYRVKDSFIFSTGVQVKNYSFGFSYDMNISSLRYYTRSRGAYEISIAYRINKESQIRRYSTPLM
- a CDS encoding tetratricopeptide repeat protein, which codes for MKASHLFIIPLFILVEFPVWGQVVLVDKAFEYIKNKNIEKARESIDIASQHESTITDPRTWYLKSFIYKELYKANTSASDDFREIALESARKSLQLDKKNTFNADNEAIVNFLRSSYYNDATDHFNNKEFNEALSKFEKCIKYTFSNKIDEIYKQATFYAGYSSSQLKNLQKTKMYFEKALSLQYNDPSLYEELALLYMKEGNDTLSLSILESGRKLFPDNLQLSITGINLYLDANKLNQAEKLVNEYLQLDSSNIEVLLVAGTLYGKISQIDSTNSKNYFLKRKAVYERILRISPDNFTANYNMGITLYNRGVDLINPQVYDLDILAFHKLLENVTLLFKEALPYVEKAAKLSPENKNALVALQGIYYNINEKDKYEQIKVKVESMK
- a CDS encoding T9SS type B sorting domain-containing protein, whose product is MKLRIYIFILCILESAFVLPLQAQMLTNKGQLIHITANTIVSVDGSAVNEGTFTNNGALSVSGDWDNRSDYNPGTGTFILNGNTQQAVRHNNQNFYKLQIAGMGEKILESHVTVTQELQLTNGLVTPDQQSVFLIKEKAVINGGSNQSYINGRLFQEGTGNKFFPIGKNGRYKPVLLDQIEGVSPVAGFELFEPNLQAQPGGDLQEVSQIRYWQQTMLSGILNKAFITLSFDQTENFANIDSLVVAEANGPGGVFRSLGMSKTTGSLVEGTITSKLPISGNFFSIGVARNEVTSNLLFIPNAFSPLAALEEDRVVKIYGKNISQENLLFRIYNRWGNQVYESTSLEELSSKGWNGTNMNTGATESSGVYTYTLQGKFNTGKSFKKVGTISLIK
- a CDS encoding YfiR family protein; amino-acid sequence: MNKTLFSIIIMVLCIYAYPTNAQADIHEAENKIHSIFIYNFTKYVQWPEEYSNGDFTIGIIGNTDLDKELQKIAAIKTVNGRRISIKKYTDVGNIEKKCNILFLTSESSSLLSDVLKKLTGSGTLLITHKEGLGKFGSLVNFVSENGRYRFEINTTAFEKSKLKFEQQLKAVAIII
- a CDS encoding T9SS type A sorting domain-containing protein, with translation MDGDGDLDLAVSNYGSASVSVRFNNGRGVFSGTAQVAVGSNPAGVVLADFDRDRDLDLAVANSGTGTVSVRLNNGQGVFAATAEVAAGAGTWGVLAGDVDGDGDLDVVTANNGAGNVSVRLNNGQGMFSGSTQVVVGSSPRGIAAADVDGDGDLDLVTANYLAAACSVLFNRSLSQISSIARVDNDDIEQRSVIYSNPFAGDLTLKVGSKETEKLLITIIDAYGKVVYVNDNHTTNLSITLHPDIPAGVYILQARYGTFIRIFRIVKIE
- a CDS encoding DUF7151 family protein, whose translation is MSKFYLPKINVIKTSISIICLFLLSYYVDAQNTVGVGTNTPNKHAVIDIVSPSNNQGVLLPRLTTAQRTDIQFTSSLTSADNGLIVFDSNSKKFYYWKDTQWVEGLSSTVTSTNGSIWHSGNGIPINSLGNEGDFYIDINSGDVYEKVDGVYSKKLNIKGDIGPQGTQGLKGEKGDVGPRGSKGDAGPQGLKGEKGDPGTQGLTGLQGQKGDTGATGPQGDKGQKGDKGDTGAQGPQGIQGLQGAQGGKGDKGDIGDSGVQGMQGEKGDKGDKGEIGLPGPVGATGATGPQGVKGDKGDIGPQGLKGATGDKGDTGDTGIQGPQGQQGLPGFAGTNGINGYNSLSKTTIEAAGVNCVSGGQKIESGQDLNRNNILDAAEITSTSYVCNGAQGIKGENGDKGDTGPQGIAGVNGLDGKSILNGAINPLSTIGINGDFYINITTNTLFGPKTSGNWGSGLALIGPKGDTGAQGMKGDTGSQGVQGIKGDTGDTGVQGPQGIQGEKGDKGDTGAQGLTGSQGQKGDKGDQGDIGPQGLIGATGAKGDKGDIGDQGIQGLQGPQGGIGPKGDKGDQGDTGPQGLTGINGTNGFNSLTKITNESIGINCVNGGQKVESGLDINSNNILDAGEISSTSFVCNGIQGPTGTNGINGSNGYNSLTKTTAEPLGVNCVSGGQKIESGQDLNRNNILDVVEITSTSYVCNGAQGLVGATGLKGDKGDQGIQGFIGSTGSKGDKGDKGDTGLQGIQGETGPQGQKGDTGDTGLQGPQGPVGAIGLQGPKGDLGNIGPQGIQGEVGPIGATGPQGSQGTKGDKGDKGDTGDVGPQGPQGLPGLAGTNGINGYNSLSKTTLEAAGVNCVSGGQKIESGQDLNRNNILDAAEIISTSYICNGLQGLVGATGLKGDKGDIGVQGPQGIKGDNGDTGLQGPQGIQGVKGDQGDVGAQGPKGDKGDIGTQGPQGLQGIAGVGGTNGISSLSKTTAELSGVNCVNGGQKIESGLDINANNILESTEVSSTTYVCNGTNNINSAGTGINISGGVISNSGDTNAADDITTSSTAGGDLSGTFSNLQLKSNAVTTNVIANNAVTVSKIGTAGLFDGNKVLTTDILGNPYWGVFPTLGGDITSVNAGTGLTGGALSNDATLSIAPGGVGTTQLALNAVTTNQIMDGTISTNDLADGSVTAVKIQNGNVSAAKINADVAGNGLGKNGTDESLEVNVAASGGIEIVADQLQLTNVGTSGTYGSSTQVPVLTTDSKGRVTNITNTTISASGDVTGNLNSTTVSRLQGRPVANTAPATNQILTWDGTQWAPQTYITGTLNGGTTNYIPKWTSSTTLSSTSQVYDNGTNVGIGTNTPGTKLEVDGALSVTPGIITSGLSSFNVIVGNNTFIKITGTNTNDQNVSLANGIKPGQILIIAAYQTNDKKLKFNDSGNLNLAGDKDLKHEETLTLIWDGNKWLQLSYSSN